The following proteins come from a genomic window of Loxodonta africana isolate mLoxAfr1 chromosome 19, mLoxAfr1.hap2, whole genome shotgun sequence:
- the R3HCC1 gene encoding R3H and coiled-coil domain-containing protein 1 yields the protein MHEEGAQTPAPGLKGEAPADGIPEEPRDVGAGDRNSDQGLPLLIAQATENLTGPGQSCENDPLPDPVGIEAPGPESRSGEGDGLEVAKQLESSLQLNLVEGNESQLEKSVATVEEEKEEEGHGSYSEDDYSELLQEITDNLTEKEIEIEKIYVDTTSFVEGLPGEKDLGHVVEIYGFEPALKTEDLLAAFSEFQEKGFKIQWVDDTHALGIFPCLASAAEALSRDFSLLKIRPLTQGTKQSKLKALQRPNLKEGGLDEIAWRPACYGDGHTRGQSSCSWQRRDHRQTQRWPGGWWPGPWGSNTKRESGPGLRISCPEAVRPPSLDARPKH from the exons ATGCACGAAGAAGGGGCACAAACCCCTGCCCCAGGGCTCAAGGGAGAGGCTCCAGCTGATGGCATCCCAGAAGAGCCCAGAGATGTTGGTGCTGGGGACCGCAACTCTGATCAGGGACTCCCCCTGTTGATAGCCCAGGCAACAGAGAACCTAACGGGCCCGGGCCAAAGTTGTGAGAATGATCCACTGCCAGACCCAGTTGGCATTGAGGCCCCGGGGCCTGAGAGTCGCTCAGGAGAAGGAGATGGGTTGGAGGTGGCCAAACAGCTTGAGTCGAGCCTACAGCTGAACCTGGTAGAGGGGAATGAGAGTCAGCTGGAGAAGAGCGTGGCAACagtggaggaggagaaggaagaggagggccATGGCAGCTACTCTGAGGACGATTATAGTGAGCTGCTGCAGGAG ATAACAGACAACCTGACTGAGAAGGAAATCGAGATAGAGAAGATCTATGTGGACACAACCTCCTTTGTAGAGGGGCTGCCTGGAGAGAAGGACCTGGGCCACGTGGTGGAGATCTATGGCTTTGAACCAGCTCTCAAGACAGAGGACCTGTTGGCAGCATTTTCTGAGTTCCA AGAGAAGGGCTTCAAGATCCAGTGGGTGGATGACACTCATGCTCTTGGCATCTTTCCCTGCCTGGCCTCAG CTGCCGAAGCCCTGTCCAGGGATTTCTCATTGCTCAAGATCCGGCCCCTCACACAGGGAACCAAGCAGTCAAAGCTCAAAGCCTTGCAGAGACCAA ATCTGAAAGAGGGAGGATTGGATGAAATAGCATGGAGACCTGCCTGCTATGGTGATGGGCACACAAGGGGCCAA AGCTCCTGCAGCTGGCAAAGGAGAGACCACAGACAAACACAGCGGTGGCCCGGAGGCTGGTGGCCCGGGCCCTGGGGCTccaacacaaaaagagagagcggCCCGGGGTTGAGAATCTCCTGCCCTGAGGCAGTGAGGCCCCCAAGCCTGGATGCACGCCCCAAGCACTAA